The Streptomyces sp. NBC_01244 genome contains a region encoding:
- a CDS encoding heparin lyase I family protein, translated as MQRSNVRLLAPTALAAALTFATTSPAHAAVEWDGDADNGGTAVFATVVCDDPSYVYQPDWNDGRGKIFAFTKPAGSERCEGLGIAGRTLTEGRTYWFGWESMTKTGNAQTVFQWKSWGTDAEQDQNYPVLMKVEDSRLKIWYVAPGEEWIAAGSVPWTPGTWNKIELGINARSSTNGSFALYVNGQLVVDRHNARTWDLKGNVPRWGTYGSTITGVESVNWVDGLKMGTTRDDVD; from the coding sequence ATGCAACGAAGCAACGTCCGACTCCTCGCCCCCACCGCCCTGGCCGCCGCACTCACCTTCGCCACGACATCGCCCGCGCACGCCGCGGTCGAGTGGGACGGCGACGCGGACAACGGAGGGACCGCCGTCTTCGCCACGGTCGTGTGCGACGACCCCTCGTACGTCTACCAGCCCGACTGGAACGACGGCCGCGGCAAGATCTTCGCGTTCACCAAACCGGCGGGCTCCGAACGCTGCGAAGGCCTCGGCATCGCCGGCCGGACCCTCACCGAGGGCAGGACGTACTGGTTCGGCTGGGAGTCCATGACCAAGACGGGGAACGCTCAGACCGTCTTCCAGTGGAAGTCGTGGGGCACCGATGCGGAGCAGGACCAGAACTACCCCGTGCTGATGAAGGTGGAGGACAGCCGGCTGAAGATCTGGTACGTCGCGCCGGGCGAGGAATGGATCGCCGCAGGAAGCGTCCCCTGGACCCCGGGCACCTGGAACAAGATCGAGCTGGGCATCAACGCCCGGTCGTCCACCAACGGTTCCTTCGCCCTCTACGTCAACGGCCAACTGGTGGTCGACCGACACAACGCGCGGACCTGGGACCTCAAGGGCAACGTGCCCCGCTGGGGCACGTACGGCTCGACCATCACCGGCGTCGAGTCGGTCAACTGGGTCGACGGACTGAAGATGGGCACCACGCGCGACGACGTCGACTAG
- a CDS encoding polysaccharide lyase 8 family protein gives MPASPWPRRTFLHAAGGSALALGLTGWASLPATAAEAAAGEEEFAALRAQWRNLILGTGFSPTAEPFRTLLANLGSTARGHLSTMAPAGGSLWPGVIWTDPDPDLDAESYAFSARMNDSYTRLNVMAQAFCQPGTGLTGDTALLEAVITGLEHVHDQVYNPATVPYGNWWNWQIGAPQALMDTCVLIHDHLTEDQKARFCAAVDHFLPDSAVGAYTGTSTGANRVDLCRGIILRGVVGENPDKIALAARALTPVFPYVTSGDGFYADGSFIQHTSVPYIGGYGSVLHDGVGRILALLRGSPWQLNDPHTQLFLDTVESAVAPFIYNGLMMDNVSSRGISRQGGSDHVRAHGLLATLVLLGQGASPEENARWRAMVKGWLRRDYHYPALKNPGLSLIRASLLQALQDDASVTAAPEPVGHRLFHNMDRVTHRRRGWAASVSMASQRIAHYEFGNGEHARGYHTGAGWLSWWGSDFGLEQYSDAYWPTVDPYRLPGITASRKPLADGQGGNWGGPRPDAAWVGGTTDGEFGATGQHLKGLGGTMSARKSWFWLDDSIVCLGAGIGSTDGFPVETTIDNRHLGTTGAPALTVDGRRQPVTQGWTATFEGAEWAHIEGQAGYVFPAGTRLGAVREERTGAWKDINTGGSADPITRRYLTLFTDHGTDPVDAGYAYVLLPGASARSTQQRSCDRGRLKVLANTAAQQGVRVARLGFTAVNFWMPGTVDKITASAPASVLIRENRNGTATVVVSDPARQATSLEVRWNRRVSKVLSKPSTVTGATTGDALTLTFGDLTARAGGPQTITVRLG, from the coding sequence ATGCCTGCTTCCCCCTGGCCCCGTCGTACCTTCCTGCACGCAGCGGGGGGCAGCGCCCTCGCGTTGGGCCTCACGGGTTGGGCCTCTCTCCCGGCCACGGCGGCCGAAGCGGCCGCCGGCGAGGAGGAGTTCGCCGCCCTGCGCGCGCAATGGCGGAACCTGATCCTTGGCACCGGATTCAGCCCGACGGCCGAACCCTTCAGAACACTGCTCGCCAACCTCGGCTCGACGGCCCGCGGTCACCTCTCCACGATGGCCCCCGCCGGCGGCTCCCTGTGGCCCGGCGTGATCTGGACCGACCCGGATCCCGACCTCGACGCGGAGTCGTACGCCTTCTCGGCCCGCATGAACGACAGCTACACCAGGCTGAACGTCATGGCCCAGGCCTTCTGCCAGCCCGGAACCGGGCTCACCGGTGACACCGCCCTGCTCGAAGCGGTCATCACCGGACTCGAACACGTCCATGACCAGGTGTACAACCCGGCCACCGTCCCGTACGGCAACTGGTGGAACTGGCAGATCGGCGCCCCGCAGGCCCTCATGGACACCTGCGTGCTGATCCACGACCACCTGACGGAGGACCAGAAGGCCCGCTTCTGCGCGGCCGTGGACCACTTCCTGCCCGATTCGGCCGTGGGCGCGTACACCGGAACCAGCACCGGCGCGAACCGTGTCGACCTGTGCCGCGGCATCATCCTGCGCGGGGTGGTCGGCGAGAACCCCGACAAGATCGCCCTGGCCGCCCGGGCCCTGACCCCCGTCTTCCCGTACGTCACCTCCGGCGACGGCTTCTACGCCGACGGCTCCTTCATCCAGCACACCTCCGTCCCCTACATAGGCGGCTACGGCTCGGTGCTGCACGACGGCGTGGGCCGGATCCTCGCACTGCTGCGCGGATCCCCCTGGCAACTGAACGATCCCCACACCCAGCTCTTCCTCGACACCGTGGAATCGGCCGTCGCACCCTTCATCTACAACGGCCTGATGATGGACAACGTCTCCTCCCGGGGCATCAGCCGCCAGGGCGGCAGCGACCACGTGCGCGCCCACGGCCTCCTCGCCACCCTCGTCCTCCTCGGCCAGGGCGCTTCCCCGGAGGAGAACGCGCGGTGGCGCGCCATGGTCAAGGGCTGGCTCCGGCGCGACTACCACTACCCCGCCCTCAAGAACCCCGGCCTGAGCCTGATCCGGGCCTCCTTGCTGCAGGCTCTGCAGGACGACGCCTCGGTGACCGCGGCTCCCGAGCCCGTCGGGCACCGGCTGTTCCACAACATGGACCGGGTCACCCACCGGCGCCGCGGCTGGGCGGCTTCGGTGAGCATGGCGTCCCAGCGCATCGCGCACTACGAGTTCGGCAACGGCGAGCACGCCCGCGGATACCACACGGGCGCCGGCTGGCTGTCGTGGTGGGGCAGCGATTTCGGTCTCGAGCAGTACTCCGACGCGTACTGGCCCACGGTCGACCCGTACCGGCTGCCCGGCATCACCGCCTCCCGCAAGCCCCTCGCCGACGGGCAGGGCGGCAACTGGGGCGGCCCCCGACCGGACGCGGCCTGGGTCGGCGGCACCACCGACGGCGAGTTCGGCGCCACGGGCCAGCACCTCAAGGGCCTGGGCGGCACGATGAGCGCCAGGAAGTCCTGGTTCTGGCTGGACGACTCCATCGTCTGCCTCGGCGCCGGCATCGGCTCCACCGACGGGTTCCCCGTCGAGACCACCATCGACAACCGCCACCTCGGAACCACCGGCGCCCCCGCCCTGACCGTCGACGGCAGGCGGCAGCCGGTCACGCAGGGCTGGACGGCCACCTTCGAGGGCGCCGAGTGGGCGCACATCGAGGGCCAGGCCGGCTACGTCTTCCCCGCCGGGACCAGGCTCGGCGCCGTACGCGAGGAACGCACCGGCGCCTGGAAGGACATCAACACCGGCGGCTCCGCCGACCCGATCACCCGCCGCTACCTCACCCTGTTCACCGACCACGGCACCGATCCCGTGGACGCCGGCTACGCCTACGTCCTCCTGCCGGGCGCCAGTGCCCGGTCCACCCAGCAGCGTTCCTGCGACCGGGGCCGGCTGAAGGTCCTGGCGAACACCGCCGCCCAGCAGGGCGTGCGCGTCGCCAGGCTCGGCTTCACCGCCGTCAACTTCTGGATGCCGGGCACCGTGGACAAGATCACCGCAAGCGCCCCCGCCTCCGTCCTGATCCGGGAGAACCGGAACGGAACCGCGACCGTCGTCGTATCGGACCCCGCCCGGCAGGCGACCTCGCTGGAGGTCCGGTGGAACCGCCGCGTCTCCAAGGTCCTCTCCAAGCCGTCCACCGTCACCGGGGCCACCACCGGCGATGCGCTGACCCTCACGTTCGGCGACCTCACGGCCCGGGCCGGGGGGCCGCAGACCATCACGGTCCGACTCGGCTGA
- a CDS encoding LacI family DNA-binding transcriptional regulator, giving the protein MRETVDERHKRVLRLVREHGSVRVSDLATELGISVETARRDVAALADAGLVRRLHGSALWPTARLSPREARLAREVPAVAPRGLVLGMVVPAAGYFYPSVIRGARDAAADAGARLLVATTEYDREQDKTRIDALIGAGATGLLLTPSWGVDGPDPGDLQELADLPVPAVLVERHVPAGSPGAEIDRVSSAHADGAAAGVRHLAALGHRRVALLSRATHTSPALRQGYRAAVGSLGLPEDDLSPAGALEPGEADRFERRLDRLLGLAAAGEVCAALVHPDSAAICLLQRLTARGLRVPEDFSIVCYDDELATLADVPLTSVGPVKGAVGEAALNLLLRRLEHPGAESSHVALLPRLKVRNSCGAPALAQGRQTPPAG; this is encoded by the coding sequence ATGCGGGAGACGGTCGACGAGCGGCACAAGAGGGTGCTGCGCCTCGTGCGGGAACACGGCAGCGTGCGGGTCTCCGACCTCGCCACCGAGCTCGGGATCTCCGTGGAAACCGCGAGACGTGACGTCGCGGCACTCGCCGACGCGGGGCTCGTACGGAGACTGCACGGTTCGGCTCTGTGGCCGACGGCGCGGCTGAGCCCCCGCGAGGCACGCCTGGCGCGCGAGGTGCCTGCGGTCGCACCCCGCGGGCTCGTGCTCGGGATGGTGGTCCCGGCGGCCGGCTACTTCTATCCGTCGGTCATTCGCGGCGCCCGGGACGCGGCCGCCGATGCCGGGGCCCGGCTGCTCGTCGCGACCACCGAGTACGACCGGGAGCAGGACAAGACGCGGATCGACGCCCTCATCGGGGCGGGCGCCACCGGCCTGCTGCTCACCCCCAGTTGGGGCGTGGACGGCCCGGACCCCGGCGACCTCCAGGAGCTCGCGGATCTGCCGGTCCCCGCCGTGCTGGTGGAGCGGCACGTTCCGGCGGGCTCGCCCGGAGCGGAGATCGACCGTGTCAGCTCGGCCCATGCGGACGGCGCCGCCGCAGGCGTCCGCCATCTGGCGGCCCTCGGACATCGCCGCGTGGCCCTGCTCTCCCGCGCCACGCACACCTCACCCGCCCTGCGGCAGGGGTACCGCGCCGCGGTCGGGTCCCTCGGCCTGCCCGAGGACGACCTCTCCCCGGCCGGAGCGCTGGAGCCGGGTGAAGCCGATCGCTTCGAGCGGCGCCTCGACCGGCTGCTCGGCCTCGCTGCCGCGGGCGAGGTGTGCGCCGCACTCGTACATCCCGACTCCGCCGCGATCTGCCTGCTCCAGCGGCTGACCGCGCGGGGCCTGCGCGTGCCGGAGGACTTCTCGATCGTCTGCTACGACGACGAGCTGGCGACGCTGGCGGACGTGCCCCTGACCTCGGTCGGACCCGTCAAGGGAGCGGTCGGCGAAGCGGCCCTGAACCTGCTGCTGCGCCGGCTGGAGCACCCCGGTGCCGAGAGTTCGCACGTCGCGCTGCTGCCGCGGCTGAAGGTGCGCAACTCGTGCGGCGCCCCCGCCCTCGCCCAGGGGCGTCAAACTCCCCCAGCCGGTTGA
- a CDS encoding glycoside hydrolase family 35 protein, producing the protein MKPPHPPTAAPTATPVATSITTLATDETGFLRNGRPHRIVSAAIHYFRVHPDLWADRLLRLRAMGVNTIETYVAWNVHEPSPGAFTFGGPNDVAAFIRTAGDLGLDVIVRPGPYICAEWDFGGLPGWLLADRTIRIRRRDPAYLAAVDAWFDTLAPVLVPLLGSRGGPVVAVGVENEYGSFGNDTGYLEHLRDGLVRRGLDCLLFTTDGADHGFQLGGRIPGVLTTGTFGSRPESSLATLRTYQPQGPLVCVEYWHGWFDHWGEPHHTRDAEDAAATLDSLLAAGASVNIYMGHGGTNFGWWNGANHDGASYQPDVTSYDYDAPVGEAGELTRKFHLFREVIARNTGPVTHEPPPLPPRVVPRLLSVDGHVSLADSLDALAKPLHHVEPLTMEEAGQSLGLIHYRTRLRGPLPEAALRIDGLADRAQVFLDGREIGLLERDEPLAALPVAVPDGGAVLDILVENQGRINYGPLLADRKGIRDGVRLDNQYQFGWETRPLPLDDLSGLEFGHGALPDGPSFHRVTVELDSAADAFIALPGWTKGMVWLNGFALGRFWERGPQKTLYAPGPLWRAGENTLVILELHRSGNTVELRDAPDLGTEAPAPIPVW; encoded by the coding sequence GTGAAGCCACCCCACCCGCCCACTGCGGCGCCGACCGCGACGCCCGTCGCGACGTCGATCACGACGCTGGCCACGGACGAGACCGGCTTCCTGCGGAACGGCCGCCCGCACCGGATCGTTTCCGCGGCCATCCACTACTTCCGGGTGCATCCGGACCTCTGGGCCGACCGCCTGCTGCGCCTGCGCGCGATGGGCGTGAACACCATCGAGACCTATGTGGCCTGGAACGTCCACGAGCCCAGCCCCGGCGCCTTCACCTTCGGCGGGCCGAACGACGTGGCGGCCTTCATCCGGACCGCCGGTGACCTGGGCCTCGACGTCATCGTCCGGCCCGGCCCCTACATCTGCGCCGAATGGGACTTCGGCGGACTGCCCGGATGGCTGCTGGCCGACCGCACCATCCGGATCCGCCGCCGTGACCCCGCGTACCTGGCCGCCGTCGACGCGTGGTTCGACACCCTGGCCCCCGTACTGGTGCCCCTCCTCGGCAGCCGGGGCGGGCCGGTGGTGGCCGTGGGCGTCGAGAACGAGTACGGCAGCTTCGGCAACGACACCGGCTATCTGGAACACCTCCGCGACGGCCTGGTCCGACGGGGCCTGGACTGCCTGCTGTTCACCACCGACGGGGCCGACCACGGGTTCCAGCTCGGCGGGCGCATCCCCGGCGTCCTGACCACCGGGACCTTCGGTTCGCGCCCCGAGAGCTCGCTCGCGACCCTGCGCACGTACCAGCCGCAAGGGCCGCTGGTCTGCGTGGAGTACTGGCACGGCTGGTTCGACCACTGGGGCGAGCCGCACCACACGCGCGACGCGGAAGACGCCGCCGCCACCCTGGACAGCCTGCTCGCCGCGGGCGCCTCGGTGAACATCTACATGGGGCACGGCGGCACCAACTTCGGCTGGTGGAACGGCGCGAACCACGACGGCGCCTCCTACCAGCCCGACGTGACCAGCTACGACTACGACGCCCCCGTCGGCGAGGCCGGCGAACTCACCCGGAAGTTCCACCTCTTCCGCGAGGTCATCGCCCGGAACACCGGCCCCGTCACCCACGAACCCCCGCCTCTGCCCCCGCGCGTGGTTCCCCGGCTGCTCTCGGTGGACGGACACGTCTCGCTGGCCGACTCCCTGGACGCACTCGCCAAGCCCCTGCACCACGTCGAGCCGCTGACCATGGAGGAAGCGGGCCAGTCCCTGGGCCTGATCCACTACCGGACCCGCCTGCGGGGACCCCTGCCCGAGGCGGCGCTGCGCATCGACGGGCTGGCCGACCGGGCCCAAGTCTTCCTGGACGGAAGGGAGATCGGGCTCCTGGAGCGGGACGAGCCGCTCGCGGCCCTGCCCGTCGCCGTGCCCGACGGGGGTGCGGTGCTCGACATCCTGGTGGAGAACCAGGGGCGGATCAACTACGGGCCCCTGCTGGCCGATCGCAAGGGCATCCGCGACGGGGTCAGGCTGGACAACCAGTACCAGTTCGGCTGGGAGACCAGACCGCTGCCCCTCGACGACCTGTCCGGACTCGAGTTCGGCCACGGCGCGCTCCCGGACGGCCCCTCCTTCCACCGGGTCACCGTCGAACTGGACTCCGCCGCCGACGCGTTCATCGCCCTCCCCGGGTGGACCAAGGGCATGGTCTGGCTGAACGGCTTCGCCCTGGGCCGGTTCTGGGAGCGCGGTCCGCAGAAGACGCTGTACGCACCGGGTCCCCTGTGGCGCGCGGGCGAGAACACCCTGGTGATCCTCGAACTCCACCGGTCCGGGAACACCGTCGAACTCCGCGACGCACCGGACCTCGGCACGGAGGCGCCCGCGCCCATTCCCGTCTGGTAG
- a CDS encoding serine hydrolase domain-containing protein — MSRRPHGHSGRIRPSLRLAAATAACGALLAVSVQPAQAGADRNPPPGAALHQELRELVERPDGPPGVIAVLRDGDRTKVYRAGVADVESGRPPRVTDHMRIASVAKAFSGAVALGLVDRGRLHLDDTIGEVLPGQPAAWHEVTLRQLLNHTSGLPDYSNSQGFIDIVSEDPRHHFDSRRLLEFVADEDLAFRPGSRYAYSNSDNIAVALMAEAATGRRYETLLRELVYEPLGMRATSLPQGYRLPEPYLHGYQIDPQEGPVDVSEAVGASGAWASGGIVSTPKDLTAFIRGYAGGTLISERTRRQQFTFIPGALSQPPGPGRTEAGLAIFRYTTRCGTVYGHTGNTPGYTQFAAATADGRRSLTFSITTQTSLSNNPDLLEQVREVQEDFVCALLRK; from the coding sequence GTGTCCCGACGCCCGCACGGCCACTCCGGCCGGATCCGCCCGTCGCTGCGCCTGGCCGCCGCCACCGCCGCGTGCGGCGCCCTGCTCGCCGTCTCCGTGCAGCCCGCACAGGCCGGAGCCGACCGCAATCCGCCGCCCGGAGCCGCCCTCCACCAAGAGCTGCGGGAGCTGGTGGAGCGGCCCGACGGGCCTCCCGGGGTCATCGCCGTCCTGCGCGACGGCGACCGCACGAAGGTCTACCGGGCGGGTGTCGCCGACGTGGAGAGCGGCCGGCCGCCGCGGGTCACGGACCACATGCGGATCGCCAGCGTCGCCAAGGCCTTCAGCGGAGCGGTGGCCCTCGGGCTCGTCGACCGCGGCCGGCTGCACCTCGACGACACGATCGGAGAGGTGCTGCCCGGACAGCCGGCCGCGTGGCACGAAGTGACGCTCCGTCAACTTCTGAATCACACCAGTGGGTTGCCCGACTACTCCAACTCCCAGGGGTTCATCGACATCGTCTCCGAGGACCCCCGTCACCACTTCGACTCCCGCCGCCTGCTGGAGTTCGTAGCCGACGAGGACCTCGCGTTCCGGCCGGGCAGCCGCTACGCGTACTCCAACTCCGACAACATCGCCGTCGCCCTCATGGCCGAGGCCGCCACCGGACGCCGGTACGAGACGCTGCTGCGCGAGCTCGTCTACGAACCCCTCGGCATGCGGGCCACCAGCCTGCCCCAGGGATACCGGCTGCCCGAGCCCTACCTCCACGGCTACCAGATCGATCCGCAGGAGGGGCCCGTCGACGTCAGCGAGGCCGTGGGCGCCTCGGGGGCCTGGGCGTCCGGAGGCATCGTCTCGACGCCGAAGGACCTGACCGCCTTCATCCGCGGCTACGCGGGCGGCACCCTGATCTCGGAGCGCACCCGGCGACAGCAGTTCACCTTCATCCCCGGAGCCCTGTCCCAGCCCCCCGGCCCCGGCCGCACCGAGGCGGGCCTGGCGATCTTCCGCTACACAACGCGCTGCGGAACGGTGTACGGGCACACCGGCAACACGCCCGGCTACACGCAGTTCGCGGCGGCCACGGCGGACGGCCGGCGCTCGCTGACCTTCTCCATCACCACGCAGACGTCCCTGAGCAACAACCCCGACCTGCTCGAGCAGGTCCGGGAGGTCCAGGAGGACTTCGTCTGCGCCCTGCTGCGCAAGTGA
- a CDS encoding MFS transporter, giving the protein MDLDRQGWRRCLLSGAVFAVCMAGTTLPTPLYGLYQEKFGFSALMVTVVYAVYAFGVIGVLLLAGNASDAVGRRPVLLAGLGFAAVSAVCFLCADGMPWLYAGRLLSGLSAGLFTGAATAYVMELAPPGGASRATLVATAANMGGLGCGPLLAGVLSQYASWPLYLPFVVHLVLVAGAAVVLLRLPETVRERRPLSTVRPQRPALPPQVRAVFGPAAIAAFVGFALLGVFTSVSPAFLAQSLDVHNRALSGLVVALAFFASTAGQSVVGRVGVQRSLPLGCAALLAGLALLAGALWWDLLTLVVLSALVGGLGQGLAFRGALSAVAGASPADQRAAVISTLFLVAYTGISLPVIGVGVLEGPLGLEGAGLVFIGCMAVLVLTAAGYLLRRPERAAAH; this is encoded by the coding sequence ATGGACCTTGATCGACAAGGGTGGCGCCGGTGTCTGCTGAGCGGGGCCGTCTTCGCCGTCTGCATGGCCGGTACCACGCTGCCGACCCCCCTCTACGGGCTCTACCAGGAGAAATTCGGCTTCTCCGCGCTGATGGTGACCGTGGTGTACGCCGTGTACGCCTTCGGGGTCATCGGCGTCCTGCTGCTCGCGGGCAACGCCTCGGACGCCGTGGGCCGGCGGCCGGTGCTGCTGGCGGGGCTCGGGTTCGCCGCGGTGAGCGCCGTCTGTTTCCTGTGCGCCGACGGGATGCCCTGGCTGTACGCGGGACGGCTGCTGTCGGGTCTGTCCGCCGGCCTGTTCACCGGGGCCGCCACGGCGTACGTGATGGAGCTGGCACCGCCCGGCGGAGCCTCGCGGGCCACGCTCGTGGCGACGGCCGCCAACATGGGCGGACTGGGCTGCGGTCCGCTGCTCGCCGGAGTCCTCTCGCAGTACGCCTCCTGGCCGCTGTACCTGCCGTTCGTGGTGCACCTCGTGCTCGTGGCCGGCGCGGCGGTGGTCCTGCTGCGGCTCCCGGAGACGGTCCGTGAGCGACGGCCGCTGAGCACGGTACGACCGCAGCGGCCCGCTCTGCCCCCGCAGGTGCGGGCGGTGTTCGGGCCGGCCGCGATCGCCGCGTTCGTGGGATTCGCCCTGCTCGGGGTGTTCACCTCCGTCAGCCCGGCGTTCCTCGCGCAGTCCCTGGACGTGCACAACCGCGCCCTGAGCGGGCTGGTGGTCGCACTGGCCTTCTTCGCCTCGACCGCCGGGCAGTCGGTGGTCGGCCGCGTCGGCGTGCAGCGCTCGCTGCCGCTCGGGTGCGCCGCGCTCCTCGCCGGGCTGGCGCTGCTCGCGGGCGCGCTGTGGTGGGACCTGCTGACGCTGGTGGTGCTGAGCGCCCTCGTCGGCGGACTCGGGCAGGGGCTGGCCTTCCGCGGGGCACTGTCCGCGGTGGCCGGGGCGTCCCCCGCGGACCAGCGGGCAGCGGTGATCTCCACGCTGTTCCTGGTGGCGTACACCGGCATCTCGCTGCCCGTGATCGGGGTGGGCGTCCTGGAAGGACCCCTCGGGCTGGAGGGTGCGGGACTGGTGTTCATCGGGTGCATGGCGGTGCTCGTCCTGACCGCGGCCGGTTACCTGCTCAGGCGCCCGGAGCGGGCCGCCGCGCACTGA
- the xdhC gene encoding xanthine dehydrogenase accessory protein XdhC produces MSWVAAVARLRARREPGVLVTVAAVRGHAPRRAGAKLVVGRTGTWGSIGGGNIEAVAIDRARELSGAADPEPELMEFALNDKVTSRHGVQCCGGAVTVLLEPLPVVQAVAVFGVGHVGLELARILARQDLDLHLVDSRADMLTGERLGVLGDAVAQVHVHHTPLLPETVLGELPPGTHVLIMTHDHAEDAALCDAALRTDGLGSIGLIGSSAKWARFRQRLAAEGGHDAGTIDRITTPIGLTEITGKEPATIAVSVAADLLRTFEQDRHWAVPVPVPAPVPVPAPDSVPVPDTMAEVALSARRPAPGA; encoded by the coding sequence ATGAGCTGGGTCGCCGCGGTCGCGCGGTTGCGGGCACGCCGGGAACCCGGTGTGCTCGTGACCGTCGCGGCCGTGCGCGGCCACGCGCCCCGGCGGGCCGGTGCCAAGCTGGTCGTGGGACGGACCGGGACCTGGGGTTCGATCGGCGGCGGCAACATCGAGGCCGTCGCCATCGACCGGGCGCGCGAACTGAGCGGCGCGGCCGATCCGGAGCCGGAGCTGATGGAGTTCGCCCTGAACGACAAGGTCACCAGCCGGCACGGCGTGCAGTGCTGCGGCGGAGCCGTCACCGTGCTGCTCGAACCGCTGCCGGTGGTCCAGGCGGTGGCCGTCTTCGGCGTCGGGCACGTCGGGCTGGAACTTGCGCGCATCCTGGCCCGCCAGGACCTCGACCTGCACCTCGTCGACAGCCGCGCCGACATGCTCACCGGCGAACGGCTCGGTGTGCTCGGCGACGCGGTGGCGCAGGTCCACGTGCACCACACCCCGCTGCTGCCGGAGACGGTGCTCGGGGAGCTGCCGCCCGGCACCCACGTCCTGATCATGACGCACGACCACGCCGAGGACGCCGCGCTGTGCGACGCCGCCCTGCGCACCGACGGTCTCGGCTCGATCGGTCTGATCGGCTCGTCCGCGAAGTGGGCGCGGTTCCGGCAGCGCCTGGCGGCCGAGGGCGGTCACGACGCCGGCACCATCGACCGGATCACCACCCCGATCGGGCTGACCGAGATCACGGGCAAGGAGCCGGCCACGATCGCGGTGAGCGTCGCGGCGGACCTGCTCCGCACCTTCGAGCAGGACCGTCATTGGGCGGTCCCGGTCCCGGTCCCCGCCCCGGTCCCGGTCCCCGCCCCGGACTCGGTCCCGGTCCCGGACACGATGGCCGAGGTGGCGCTCAGTGCGCGGCGGCCCGCTCCGGGCGCCTGA